Proteins found in one Triticum urartu cultivar G1812 chromosome 4, Tu2.1, whole genome shotgun sequence genomic segment:
- the LOC125553913 gene encoding universal stress protein PHOS32 isoform X2, producing MDPAEGRRILVAVDEGDESVHALRWCLTNFAARGDGELAPPDTILLLYVRPTPPTYSVLDASGYMFANEATAAIDGYSRAVADAVVDKAQKLCALHSKENGKVKVDVKVAVGDARSVICDMVDKLGADLLVMGSHGYGFLKRALLGSVSDYCVRNANCPVLIVKSK from the exons ATGGATCCAGCCGAGGGCCGAAGGATACTggtggccgtggacgagggcgaCGAGAGCGTCCACGCGCTGCGATGGTGCCTCACCAACTTCGCCGCGCGCGGCGACGGCGAGCTTGCTCCACCGGACACCATCCTCCTGCTCTACGTCCGGCCCACGCCGCCCACCTACTCCGTGCTCGACGCCTCCG GCTATATGTTTGCCAATGAGGCGACCGCCGCGATCGACGGGTACAGCCGGGCGGTGGCGGACGCGGTGGTGGACAAGGCGCAGAAGCTCTGCGCGCTCCACAGCAAAGAGAACGGCAAGGTGAAGGTGGATGTGAAGGTGGCGGTCGGGGACGCCCGGAGCGTCATCTGCGACATGGTGGACAAGCTCGGAGCCGACCTGCTGGTGATGGGGAGCCATGGCTATGGCTTTCTCAAGAG GGCTCTCCTCGGGAGTGTCAGCGATTACTGCGTCAGGAACGCCAACTGCCCCGTTCTCATCGTCAAGTCGAAATAA
- the LOC125553913 gene encoding universal stress protein PHOS32 isoform X1, producing the protein MDPAEGRRILVAVDEGDESVHALRWCLTNFAARGDGELAPPDTILLLYVRPTPPTYSVLDASAPLGYMFANEATAAIDGYSRAVADAVVDKAQKLCALHSKENGKVKVDVKVAVGDARSVICDMVDKLGADLLVMGSHGYGFLKRALLGSVSDYCVRNANCPVLIVKSK; encoded by the exons ATGGATCCAGCCGAGGGCCGAAGGATACTggtggccgtggacgagggcgaCGAGAGCGTCCACGCGCTGCGATGGTGCCTCACCAACTTCGCCGCGCGCGGCGACGGCGAGCTTGCTCCACCGGACACCATCCTCCTGCTCTACGTCCGGCCCACGCCGCCCACCTACTCCGTGCTCGACGCCTCCG CCCCGCTAGGCTATATGTTTGCCAATGAGGCGACCGCCGCGATCGACGGGTACAGCCGGGCGGTGGCGGACGCGGTGGTGGACAAGGCGCAGAAGCTCTGCGCGCTCCACAGCAAAGAGAACGGCAAGGTGAAGGTGGATGTGAAGGTGGCGGTCGGGGACGCCCGGAGCGTCATCTGCGACATGGTGGACAAGCTCGGAGCCGACCTGCTGGTGATGGGGAGCCATGGCTATGGCTTTCTCAAGAG GGCTCTCCTCGGGAGTGTCAGCGATTACTGCGTCAGGAACGCCAACTGCCCCGTTCTCATCGTCAAGTCGAAATAA